From Danio rerio strain Tuebingen ecotype United States chromosome 7, GRCz12tu, whole genome shotgun sequence, the proteins below share one genomic window:
- the tmem176l.3b gene encoding uncharacterized protein tmem176l.3b translates to MSLSVCQDDGTIVITISTNPKSKWPILCQILGTLCYSPVCSESQNSKTKMMNNYTALGIVQVIVGILSLGTGNQFLRFWLGSVFLMVGIVTVVAVRFPSDFLLLTAAVLNTVSALLAMMGLAFSASDMASDTTNNNWITRALLDIAMIIFLVLQFCVTLSFSVLTLKEICEKNTVKHLEFYKPLKEELTVSHLC, encoded by the exons ATGTCACTCTCAGTGTGTCAAGATGACGGAACAATAGTGATCACCATCAGCACAAACCCCAAAAGCAAATGGCCAATACTGTGCCAGATTCTGGGCACTTTGTGTTACAGTCCTGTGTGCTCCGAAtcacaaaacagcaaaacaaagaTGATGAACAACTATACAGCACTCGGG ATTGTGCAGGTTATAGTGGGAATCCTCAGTCTGGGGACCGGGAATCAGTTTTTGAGATTTTGGCTTGGTAGTGTG TTCCTCATGGTTGGAATAGTGACTGTCGTTGCTGTTCGATTTCCAAGTGATTTTCTG CTGCTCACTGCTGCGGTGCTGAACACAGTCAGTGCTTTGCTTGCTATGATGGGTCTTGCATTTTCTGCAAGTGATATGGCATCTGACACTACCAATAATAATTGG ATAACCCGCGCTTTGCTGGACATCGCTATGATCATCTTTCTAGTCCTTCAGTTCTGCGTGACCCTCAGTTTCTCTGTCCTGACTCTGAAAGAAATATGTGAAAAGAAT ACTGTGAAGCATCTGGAATTTTACAAGCCACTCAAAGAAGAGCTCACAGTCAGCCATTTGTGTTAG